From a region of the Argiope bruennichi chromosome 8, qqArgBrue1.1, whole genome shotgun sequence genome:
- the LOC129981682 gene encoding sodium-coupled monocarboxylate transporter 1-like isoform X2, with protein MVAKQHLGNADYAVIGISLLIPLLIGLKFRFSGGRQNSTDEYFLAGKNASMFPVIMSISVTILSAAAIIGLPAEVYRFGSQFVLVAFSTGVGMFLSSRIFLPVYFNCNVSSIYEFLEMRFGKFTKYTVSGMFIIQMVLYTSTVLLGPVLALSAVTDFSLNIMVIICGAVCTIYCFMGGIKAILWTDAFQGILMFLCLSTMYLVGMREVGGPAVIYDRAKAGDRWEFFNMNFDFTTRFTFWNSTFRGLVLGLAFYGTNQIQVQRTLTMKSYQRAQIALQCSILLVVTLLFACTMFGVILYAVYFHCDPILMQSETGISKYDQLVPYFIVTRLHSIPGLTGLCFAGIFSGSLSTISSALNSLSTVTLVDFVQPLFADKLNPTWELYIAKGSCLIYGIATIFLTITITNVDSLAQATIVFLSVAEGPVLAVFMIGVLTRKTSDKSTVISLIASVTFICWICFGSLFSGYKNPSLPLDTSQCPNTNSTILFETSTTACVDENNCALIEPTELE; from the exons ATGGTCGCAAAGCAGCATCTTGGAAATGCTGACTATGCTGTCATTGGCATTTCACTTTTAATTCCTCTTCTCATAggtttaaaatttcgtttttctgGTGGTAGACAAAATAGTacagatgaatattttttagCTGGCAAAAATGCTTCTATGTTCCCCGTTATTATGTCTATTAGTGTTACCATCCTTTCCGCTGCTGCTATCATAGGCTTGCCAGCAGAAGTTTATAGGTTTGGATCGCAATTCGTCTTGGTGGCATTTTCAACTGGAGTTGGAATGTTTTTGTCGTCACGCATTTTCTTACCTGTATATTTCAACTGCAATGTTTCCAGTATATACgaa TTTTTGGAAATGCGTTTTGGAAAATTTACTAAATACACCGTTTCTGGAATGTTTATAATACAAATG GTTCTCTACACATCTACGGTTCTCTTGGGCCCTGTACTTGCTCTCAGTGCAGTAactgatttttctttgaatataatgGTAATAATCTGTGGAGCCGTCTGCACCATCTATTGCTTTATG GGAGGAATAAAAGCCATCTTGTGGACTGATGCTTTCCAAGGAATATTGATGTTTCTCTGCCTCAGTACTATGTACCTTGTTGGAATGAGAGAAGTCGGTGGCCCAGCTGTAATTTACGATAGAGCCAAAGCGGGAGACAGATGGGAATTTTTTAA TATGAATTTTGACTTCACAACTAGATTTACATTTTGGAATTCCACCTTTCGAGGCCTAGTTCTAGGTCTAGCATTTTATGGAACAAACCAAATTCAAGTTCAAAGAACGTTGACGATGAAAAGCTACCAAAGGGCCCAAAT AGCTCTTCAATGTAGCATACTATTGGTTGTGACGCTCCTGTTTGCTTGCACAATGTTTGGTGTCATTCTGTATGCTGTTTATTTTCACTGCGATCCCATTTTGATGCAATCGGAGACTGGAATCTCAAAATATGATCAA TTGGTGCCATATTTTATCGTGACAAGGCTTCATTCGATTCCAGGCCTCACTGGACTGTGCTTTGCCGGGATCTTTAGTGGTTCCCTCAGCACTATTTCTTCCGCGCTCAATTCCTTGAGCACAGTTACGCTTGTAGACTTCGTTCAGCCGCTCTTCGCAGACAAGTTGAATCCTACTTGGGAACTCTATATTGCTAAGGGCTCAT GCTTGATCTACGGTATTGCAACAATTTTCCTTACTATTACCATAACAAATGTCGACAGCTTGGCTCAGGCTACCATCGTTTTCTTAAGTGTAGCCGAAGGACCAGTATTGGCTGTTTTCATGATTGGCGTTCTGACACGGAAGACTTCAGATAAA AGCACTGTCATATCATTAATTGCCAGTGTGACCTTCATCTGCTGGATATGCTTTGGCTCTCTATTTTCCGGTTATAAGAATCCATCTCTACCCCTCGATACAAGTCAATGCCCAAATACGAACTCAACAATACTTTTTGAAACTTCTACAACTGCTTGCGTTGATGAAAACAATTGTGCTTTAATCGAACCAACcga